GCCACATTTTCATAAGCCGTCATATTGGGCAACAATTTATAATCCTGGAATACAACGCCAATGTTTCGGCGGAGGTATGGAATCTTCCAATTTCGCACCCGTTTAATGTTGACCCCGTTAATCAGGATCACACCATGGGTCGGCTCTTCCTCCCGATACATCAACTTGATAAAAGTACTTTTTCCAGCGCCACTCGGACCGACCACATAGACAAACTCACCCTGATCGATCTTGACGTCGATCCCGTTGAGGGCTTTCACCCCGTTGCCGTATACTTTGTACACATCATGCATTTCGATCACGCTATCACCCTCATATGCAATTGGGTAACCACCCATAGAATCAAAAGTCTCTAGGCTGCGTTGTGCTGGATCATACTAGAAGGGAAAATTAGGTATCATTACTGAGAATCTTAAACTATTATATCATGCTTCAGTTATTTTCCCAGAGTTGAGAGCATAAATCTTGTTGAAACAGACGGACAAAACCCTGCCATCCACTTGACGGGCAGGGTTCCAGTGTTTATAACGTGTTGGCTTGATAAACACCGGATCCGAAATTAATAAACGGTGTCTAGCCAGGTTTTGGTTTCAACCATTTGTTTCTTTTTTAGTTCCAGCGCATCCAGTACGCGATTACGAGCCGTTCCGCCTCTGACATCCCGTGCGTCGGCCACAGCCTCCACTCCGATTTTCTCAAAGATATCAGCGGAAAAGGAAGGGTGAAAGTCGCGATACACCTGCAACGAAAGTCCCGATAACGTTGTCCCTTCCTGCAGGCAATGGAGAACGAGTCGACCGACGACTGCATGGGCCTCACGGAAGGGGACCCCTTTTGCCGCCAAGTAATCCGCGACATCAGTAGCGGCGGCAAAGCCCTCTTCCGCATGTTGCCGCATCCGCTCTGCCTTGACCGTCATTCCCGCCAACATGGGGGCGGTTAAGGCTAAAGCCCCGATCAAGGTAGCAACGGTGTCAAACACGCCTTCTTTATCTTCCTGCATATCCTTGTTATAGGTTAACGGCAACGCTTTTAGCGTCGTCATCAACGCCACCCAGTGGCCCATCACCCGGCCTGTCTTCCCCCGGATCAACTCTGGAACGTCGGGGTTTTTCTTTTGCGGCATCATGCTGCTCCCGGTGCAGAAAGCGTCATCCAGCTCCACATAGCCGAACTCCTCACTGGACCAGAGAATCAGCTCTTCCGACAGTCGCGACAGATGAACCATCACCAGGGAAGCATTGGCTAAAAACTCCACCAGATAATCGCGATCGCTCACCGCATCCATGCTGTTTTCATAGAGACGGTCAAAGCCCAGCTCCGCCGCCACTTGTTCCCGCTCGATCGGAAAGGGAGTACCAGCGATCGCTCCAGCGCCAAGTGGCATGGTGTTCACCCGTTTATAGCTGTCGATGAATCGTTCCGTATCACGCTCAAACATCTCCACATACGCTAACAGCTGATGTGCCAAACGGACCGGCTGCGCCCGCTGTAGATGGGTATAGCCGGGCAAAAGCGTATCCACATGGGCTTCCGCCTGTTTGCACAACGCTTTTCGTACCTGAAGCAGCCCTTGAATCATTTCTACGGTACGGGCACGCACATACAGGTGCATATCGAGAGCCACTTGATCATTACGGCTACGGCCGGTATGCAACTTTCCACCCACAGGGCCCACTTCTTCAATCAGCAGATGCTCAATATTCATATGGATATCCTCCAGGGAGACGGAAAATTGCACCTCCCCGGCGCGTACTCGCTCACGGATCTTCTCCAGTCCTGCAGTAATGGTTTCCGCTTCATTCGCTTGTAGGATTCCACATGCCCCCAACATCTTCACATGGGCGAGACTGCCGCGAATATCTTCTTCCACTAAAATATGATCAAAATCGATGGATGCCGTATATTCTTCAACGAGTTGGTTGGTTGGCTTGGTAAAGCGCCCGCCCCACAGTTTCATCGAAATCGGGGTCCTCCTTTTTCGGGTTCACCTTGGCATCGACTTCTGTCGGCAGTCCCCACAGCTGGATAAAGCCGACAGCCGCTTGATGATCAAAGGTGTCATCGGTGGAGTAAGTCGCCAATTCCTCGTTATAGAGGGAGTAATCCGATTGACGCCCTGTCACGACCGCTTGCCCTTTATACAGACGGACCCGCACCGTTCCCGACACCGTCTCCTGAGTCTGGTCCACAAAGGCGTTTAATGCCTTCATCAAGGGGGAGAACCACAGCCCGTCATAAACCAGCTCCGCCCACTGTTTTTCCACCTGCGGCTTAAAGCGGGTCACCTCACGAGTATGAGTGAGGTACTCCAATTCGCGGTGAGCGGTGATCAGGGTAATCGCTCCCGGGCATTCGTATACTTCCCGCGATTTAATCCCTACCAACCGATTTTCCACATGGTCGATCCGGCCCACACCATGTTGACCGGCGATTTGGTTTAGTTTGGACAGTAGAAGATGGAAGGGAAGCTGTTCACCATCCAGCGCAACTGGGACCCCTTTTTCAAATGTGATCAGCACGTCCTGGGGCTCATCCGGCGTATCCGCCACCACTTTGGTCCATTCATATGCCCCTGTCGGCGGCTCAGCCCAAGGATCTTCCAAAATGCCGCACTCACAGCTTCTTCCCCATAAGTTTTGGTCGATACTATATGGATTATCCAGATCCACCGGTACCGGAATACCGTGGCGCCGGGCATATGCGATCTCCTCATCCCTAGACATCGCCCACTCCCGTACCGGTGCCACAACTTCAAGCGCCGGATTGAGCGCTTTT
This sequence is a window from Desmospora activa DSM 45169. Protein-coding genes within it:
- the argH gene encoding argininosuccinate lyase, translated to MKLWGGRFTKPTNQLVEEYTASIDFDHILVEEDIRGSLAHVKMLGACGILQANEAETITAGLEKIRERVRAGEVQFSVSLEDIHMNIEHLLIEEVGPVGGKLHTGRSRNDQVALDMHLYVRARTVEMIQGLLQVRKALCKQAEAHVDTLLPGYTHLQRAQPVRLAHQLLAYVEMFERDTERFIDSYKRVNTMPLGAGAIAGTPFPIEREQVAAELGFDRLYENSMDAVSDRDYLVEFLANASLVMVHLSRLSEELILWSSEEFGYVELDDAFCTGSSMMPQKKNPDVPELIRGKTGRVMGHWVALMTTLKALPLTYNKDMQEDKEGVFDTVATLIGALALTAPMLAGMTVKAERMRQHAEEGFAAATDVADYLAAKGVPFREAHAVVGRLVLHCLQEGTTLSGLSLQVYRDFHPSFSADIFEKIGVEAVADARDVRGGTARNRVLDALELKKKQMVETKTWLDTVY
- a CDS encoding argininosuccinate synthase codes for the protein MGKGKVVLAYSGGLDTSVAIRWLQEKYGYEVVAVALDVGEGKDLDFVKQKALDVGAVKSLVVDTRAWFAQHYLLPALKANAMYEGKYPLVSALSRPLISQVLVKVAEEEGAVAVAHGCTGKGNDQVRFELAVKALNPALEVVAPVREWAMSRDEEIAYARRHGIPVPVDLDNPYSIDQNLWGRSCECGILEDPWAEPPTGAYEWTKVVADTPDEPQDVLITFEKGVPVALDGEQLPFHLLLSKLNQIAGQHGVGRIDHVENRLVGIKSREVYECPGAITLITAHRELEYLTHTREVTRFKPQVEKQWAELVYDGLWFSPLMKALNAFVDQTQETVSGTVRVRLYKGQAVVTGRQSDYSLYNEELATYSTDDTFDHQAAVGFIQLWGLPTEVDAKVNPKKEDPDFDETVGRALYQANQPTR